A single genomic interval of Lucilia cuprina isolate Lc7/37 chromosome 2, ASM2204524v1, whole genome shotgun sequence harbors:
- the LOC111674621 gene encoding LOW QUALITY PROTEIN: protein zerknuellt 1 (The sequence of the model RefSeq protein was modified relative to this genomic sequence to represent the inferred CDS: inserted 1 base in 1 codon): MSSVMHYYPMHQSSKVSVYQTPGVNYNNMIYPPNQQIYPTPMEQTYHQPTAQPTSNDVEMQRNSSDESIPQSEPVRTKLKRSRTAFTSSQLVQLESEFKRNMYLYRTRRIEIAQRLSLCERQVKIWFXNRRMKYKKDIQGPQETKTATKATQPMTEQNVHKGIVQRLMSYSQDPSLQSAEKRTHSTAFPSAAATTSNPAKVHHAEVSFPKEMPVTKISPSPNQSFTPDLNEILDHLSESSPTSSQNTSSSSLNTSSYTSYNLDMVLQSIKQDLELSAQAWSRGSVANANHGSNNPNVPSATPTPSMNLTWGETVAKAMKVNRSHLNSTGMYYNYNN; the protein is encoded by the exons atgTCTTCAGTTATGCATTACTATCCAATGCACCAATCATCCAAGGTGTCGGTATACCAAACACCAGGGGTTAATTACaacaat aTGATCTATCCACCAAATCAACAAATATACCCAACACCTATGGAACAAACTTATCATCAGCCTACTGCTCAACCTACGAGTAACGATGTTGAAATGCAACGTAATTCGTCGGACGAAAGCATACCACAATCGGAACCAGTACGCACTAAATTGAAACGCTCCCGAACAGCATTTACCAGTTCCCAACTTGTACAGCTGGAAAGTGAATTCAAAaggaatatgtatttatatcgtACCCGACGAATTGAAATTGCCCAGCGGTTGTCACTTTGTGAGAGACAAGTTAAAATTTGGT CAAATCGTCGCATGAAATATAAGAAAGATATACAAGGTCCGCAAGAAACCAAAACAGCTACCAAAGCTACTCAGCCCATGACAGAACAAAATGTTCATAAGGGCATTGTACAGCGTTTGATGTCGTATTCTCAAGATCCCTCATTGCAATCGGCTGAGAAACGTACTCATAGCACTGCTTTTCCAAGCGCTGCTGCTACTACTTCAAATCCCGCCAAAGTTCATCATGCTGAAGTTAGTTTTCCCAAGGAAATGCCAGTTACAAAAATATCTCCCAGTCCAAATCAATCATTTACTCCAGATCTAAATGAAATATTAGATCATCTTTCGGAAAGTTCTCCAACAAGTAGTCAAAACACTTCTTCGTCTTCCTTAAATACATCCAGCTATACTTCATACAATTTGGACATGGTTTTGCAATCGATTAAACAAGATTTGGAACTATCAGCTCAGGCTTGGTCAAGGGGTTCGGTTGCAAATGCAAATCATGGCAGCAACAATC CAAATGTTCCAAGTGCTACACCCACACCTTCTATGAATTTGACTTGGGGAGAAACAGTTGCAAAAGCCATGAAAGTAAATCGTTCTCATTTAAATTCAACTGGAATGTACTATAACTATAATAACTGA